Proteins co-encoded in one Natronorubrum daqingense genomic window:
- a CDS encoding alpha/beta fold hydrolase produces the protein MDSVTHHGRETAYDIADRGGDGPPVCFVHGSGASRNVWRSQHRLADQHPIVTLDLSGHGESDDIAASAGYTTLSAYADDVLAVVEETGSRVLVGNSLGGAVVMHILLEREYDPDAVVLTGAGARLGVLDDLLEWLANDFERAVEFLHGPNRLFHDPDPRLEDVSKQQLTDTGQSVTHRDFLTCHEFDVRDELSGIEPPVLAMYGEYDQLTPPWFHEYLAEEIPDAWIAELADAAHLAMLEQSESFNGAVGEFLDIVYDHRSLE, from the coding sequence ATGGACTCGGTAACACATCACGGACGGGAGACGGCGTACGACATCGCCGACCGCGGCGGCGACGGGCCACCGGTCTGTTTCGTCCACGGGAGTGGCGCGTCGCGCAACGTCTGGCGATCACAACACCGACTCGCCGATCAACACCCGATCGTGACGCTCGATTTGAGCGGCCACGGCGAGTCTGACGACATCGCCGCCAGTGCGGGGTACACGACGCTCTCAGCGTACGCCGACGACGTACTGGCCGTCGTCGAGGAGACCGGGAGTCGGGTACTCGTCGGCAACTCGCTCGGGGGAGCCGTCGTGATGCACATCCTTCTCGAGCGCGAGTACGACCCTGACGCCGTCGTCCTGACGGGAGCCGGCGCGCGACTCGGCGTCCTCGACGACTTACTCGAGTGGCTGGCGAACGACTTCGAGAGAGCCGTCGAGTTCCTTCACGGGCCAAACCGGCTCTTTCACGACCCCGATCCGCGACTCGAGGACGTATCGAAACAGCAACTCACCGACACCGGCCAATCGGTCACACATCGAGATTTCCTCACCTGCCACGAGTTCGACGTTCGAGACGAGCTTTCGGGAATCGAGCCACCCGTCCTCGCAATGTACGGCGAGTACGATCAGCTCACGCCACCCTGGTTCCACGAGTACCTCGCCGAGGAGATTCCCGACGCCTGGATCGCCGAACTCGCGGATGCGGCTCACCTGGCGATGCTCGAACAATCCGAGTCCTTCAACGGTGCCGTCGGCGAGTTTCTCGACATCGTTTACGACCATCGCTCGCTGGAGTGA
- a CDS encoding HAD family hydrolase, with translation MSEYDAVVYDMDGTLVDLDVNWDVVATDVLKVYERANVEAPSQDLWDLLGGASDVGLGPDVESAIAAHERQGAETAPRLAHADELLERTVPVGVCSLNCEAACRIALETHDLSHAVDAVVGRDTVETRKPHPEPLLETVRALEAEPGSSLFVGDSERDQLTAQRAGVAFEFVGEGPSGV, from the coding sequence ATGAGCGAGTACGATGCCGTCGTCTACGATATGGACGGGACCCTCGTCGATTTGGACGTGAACTGGGACGTCGTCGCGACCGACGTCCTCAAGGTGTACGAACGGGCGAACGTCGAGGCTCCGAGCCAGGACCTTTGGGACCTCCTCGGCGGAGCGAGCGACGTTGGGTTGGGGCCAGACGTCGAGTCGGCCATCGCTGCACACGAGCGACAGGGTGCCGAGACGGCGCCACGGCTGGCGCACGCGGACGAACTCCTCGAGCGAACGGTGCCCGTCGGCGTCTGTTCGCTCAACTGCGAGGCGGCCTGTCGGATCGCCCTCGAGACGCACGATCTCTCCCACGCTGTCGATGCAGTCGTCGGGCGAGACACCGTCGAGACGCGAAAGCCCCACCCCGAGCCGTTGCTCGAGACCGTTCGCGCGCTCGAGGCGGAGCCGGGGTCGTCGCTGTTCGTCGGCGATTCGGAGCGAGATCAGCTAACGGCCCAGCGAGCGGGCGTCGCCTTCGAGTTCGTCGGAGAGGGTCCATCAGGCGTCTGA
- a CDS encoding helix-turn-helix domain-containing protein gives MTTIAELTLGADEFALGDTLAQLPDVSISVESVVAEGPTRTMPLVWFSNVEREELEATLEADETVDDYQRLLEATEGGDWFYRLEYGEGVGSVCCAVYENGGTVLDAQVTDGQWTLRLLFLHREELSETVSAMENRGCRVDVRRMVEAGQDDDLETTAALTDPQQEAIAEAYRQGYYDVPRKISLEELASKLGISHQALSERLRRANRVLASEQLENPTGELATE, from the coding sequence ATGACGACGATCGCAGAACTCACACTCGGTGCCGACGAGTTCGCGCTCGGCGATACGTTGGCACAATTGCCGGACGTGTCGATTTCCGTCGAAAGCGTCGTCGCCGAAGGGCCGACGCGCACGATGCCACTCGTCTGGTTCTCGAACGTCGAACGGGAGGAACTCGAGGCGACGCTCGAGGCCGACGAGACGGTCGACGACTACCAACGGTTGCTCGAGGCGACCGAGGGCGGAGACTGGTTCTACCGGCTGGAATACGGGGAGGGCGTCGGCTCCGTCTGTTGTGCGGTCTACGAGAACGGGGGGACGGTCCTCGACGCACAGGTAACGGACGGCCAGTGGACGCTCCGACTGCTCTTCCTTCACCGAGAGGAACTCTCGGAAACCGTCTCGGCGATGGAAAATCGGGGTTGTCGCGTCGACGTCCGTCGAATGGTCGAAGCCGGACAGGACGACGACCTCGAGACGACGGCCGCACTGACGGATCCACAACAGGAGGCGATCGCCGAAGCCTACCGCCAGGGCTACTACGACGTGCCGCGCAAGATTTCGCTCGAGGAACTGGCGAGCAAACTCGGAATCTCCCATCAGGCGCTCTCCGAACGACTTCGTCGAGCGAATCGCGTGCTCGCGAGCGAGCAACTCGAGAACCCGACGGGCGAACTGGCGACGGAGTAA
- a CDS encoding DUF5822 domain-containing protein, with protein sequence MPEPVETTAPEGVDYGWVMQVTFVVTILVGAPIVAVFSLSADLPSWGARAEFAIRVGAPIWFLTAISVFAYAKRHQE encoded by the coding sequence GTGCCAGAACCCGTCGAAACGACCGCTCCCGAGGGCGTCGACTACGGTTGGGTGATGCAGGTTACCTTCGTCGTCACCATCCTCGTCGGTGCGCCCATCGTCGCCGTATTCTCGCTCTCCGCCGACCTCCCCTCCTGGGGCGCTCGAGCCGAGTTCGCGATTCGCGTGGGTGCCCCAATCTGGTTTTTGACCGCAATTTCGGTCTTCGCGTACGCGAAGCGACACCAGGAGTGA
- the panB gene encoding 3-methyl-2-oxobutanoate hydroxymethyltransferase, with translation MATVRDVRAKAGEEAITMLTAYDAPTAGIVDDAGVDIILVGDSVGNVVLGHETTVPVSVDGMAHHVGAVTRATDEALVVADMPFLSFGVDEAQSLENAGRMLKEAGAQAVKLESGPHTVSLTEKMVQLGIPVMAHLGLTPQHVNQYGGYPRQGTDQEAAERMLELALEHEEAGAFSLVLEHVPANLAAEITDALDIPTIGIGAGPDCDGQVLVFDDAVGISEWTPSFSEQFGNVRAEMESAVDDYVSAVESGDFPAEEHSHEESDLEELY, from the coding sequence ATGGCTACCGTGCGGGATGTCAGAGCGAAGGCAGGGGAGGAAGCGATCACGATGCTAACGGCCTACGATGCTCCGACGGCAGGAATCGTCGACGACGCTGGGGTCGACATCATCCTCGTCGGTGACAGCGTCGGTAACGTCGTCCTCGGCCACGAGACGACGGTTCCCGTCTCCGTCGATGGTATGGCCCACCACGTCGGTGCTGTCACACGCGCGACTGACGAGGCACTGGTCGTCGCCGACATGCCGTTTCTCTCCTTCGGCGTGGACGAGGCCCAGAGCCTCGAGAACGCCGGCCGGATGCTCAAAGAAGCGGGTGCGCAGGCCGTCAAACTCGAGAGCGGCCCACACACCGTTTCGCTCACCGAGAAGATGGTCCAACTCGGCATTCCGGTGATGGCTCACCTCGGATTGACTCCACAACACGTCAACCAGTACGGCGGCTACCCACGGCAGGGAACCGATCAGGAGGCCGCCGAGCGGATGCTCGAGTTGGCACTCGAGCACGAGGAAGCGGGGGCCTTCTCGCTCGTTTTAGAGCACGTTCCCGCCAATCTCGCCGCAGAAATCACCGACGCGCTCGACATTCCGACGATCGGAATCGGGGCCGGACCCGACTGCGACGGCCAGGTTCTCGTCTTCGACGACGCCGTCGGCATCAGCGAGTGGACGCCATCGTTCTCCGAGCAGTTCGGGAACGTCCGCGCGGAGATGGAGTCGGCCGTCGACGACTACGTTTCGGCCGTCGAATCCGGAGATTTTCCCGCTGAAGAGCACAGTCACGAGGAGAGCGACCTCGAGGAGTTGTACTGA
- a CDS encoding acyl-CoA dehydrogenase family protein, with amino-acid sequence MELSAEQSAIEETVRAFATEEIRPTAMEADDKQSFPEDVWDGLAELDLTGLTVPESYGGYDADPLTSAIVYEEVASGMLAVATALSVHSLATSCLAEFGSEEQRERWLPEMADGRPVGAFALSEPHAGSNPAEMSTVARREGDEYVIDGEKQWITNGERAGVYICFAKTDRDDPGSVTQFLVPGDVDGLSVGEPEDKLGLRASDTTSLTFDGVRIPAANRLTEEGNGLSAAFHILTGGRIAIAAQSVGLAQCALEEALAYSQEREQFGGPIADIQSIRHKLAEMATRTRAARLLTRDAARKRHEADGGAALEASMAKYFASEAAMFVTNEAVQIHGGYGYVTEGEVERLYRDAKITEIYEGTTEIQKTVIARELLE; translated from the coding sequence ATGGAGCTCTCGGCGGAGCAATCGGCGATCGAGGAGACGGTACGAGCGTTCGCAACCGAGGAAATTCGACCGACGGCGATGGAGGCCGACGACAAGCAATCGTTTCCGGAGGATGTCTGGGACGGGCTCGCGGAACTCGACCTGACGGGGCTGACGGTCCCCGAATCCTACGGCGGGTACGACGCAGATCCGCTCACGTCGGCTATCGTTTACGAGGAGGTTGCCTCCGGCATGCTCGCGGTCGCGACGGCGCTGTCGGTCCACTCGCTCGCGACGTCGTGTCTCGCCGAATTCGGGAGCGAGGAGCAACGAGAGCGGTGGTTACCGGAGATGGCGGACGGACGCCCGGTCGGCGCGTTCGCCCTCTCGGAGCCCCACGCTGGCTCGAATCCGGCCGAAATGTCGACGGTGGCGAGACGCGAGGGCGACGAGTACGTCATCGACGGCGAAAAGCAGTGGATCACCAACGGCGAGCGCGCAGGCGTCTACATCTGCTTCGCGAAGACGGACCGCGACGATCCCGGCTCCGTCACGCAGTTTCTCGTCCCCGGCGACGTCGACGGGCTCTCCGTCGGCGAGCCGGAGGACAAATTGGGGCTGCGAGCGAGTGATACCACGAGCCTCACCTTCGACGGCGTGCGCATTCCCGCCGCAAACCGACTCACTGAGGAAGGAAACGGACTCTCCGCGGCGTTCCACATCCTCACGGGCGGCCGAATCGCCATCGCCGCTCAGTCGGTGGGTCTCGCACAGTGTGCGCTCGAGGAAGCCCTCGCCTACAGTCAGGAACGCGAACAGTTCGGCGGCCCGATCGCCGACATTCAGTCGATCCGGCACAAGCTGGCGGAGATGGCCACTCGAACTCGAGCGGCGCGTCTGCTCACCCGTGACGCTGCTCGGAAACGACACGAGGCGGACGGCGGGGCAGCGCTCGAGGCCAGTATGGCGAAGTACTTCGCCAGCGAAGCGGCGATGTTCGTCACGAACGAGGCCGTCCAGATCCACGGCGGCTACGGCTACGTCACCGAAGGCGAGGTCGAGCGACTCTACCGTGACGCCAAGATCACCGAAATCTACGAGGGGACGACGGAGATTCAGAAGACGGTGATCGCACGGGAGTTGCTCGAGTGA
- the gfcR gene encoding transcriptional regulator GfcR: MKNVDDLIESAAELAARGLSKGEIADELNVSRETASWLVERSGATTQQTNQSGQESAASPAGGPQDIHVDWSAIGRDSKRMGAIAEAMADLLVKHGKDVDLTIGIEKAGGPIATLIARELETDLATYTPAKHQWEEGDIEDLGGTFSRNFAGIRDRECYIVDDTITSGTTMRETIEAIRAEGGEPLACVVLADKQGLEELEGVPIYSLLQVISVGKDE, translated from the coding sequence ATGAAAAACGTCGACGACTTGATCGAGAGTGCCGCCGAGCTCGCCGCTCGTGGCCTCTCGAAGGGTGAAATTGCGGACGAACTGAACGTCTCCCGGGAGACGGCCAGTTGGCTCGTCGAACGAAGCGGCGCAACGACCCAGCAAACGAATCAGTCGGGACAGGAATCAGCCGCCAGCCCCGCTGGTGGGCCACAGGACATTCACGTCGATTGGTCCGCCATCGGTCGAGATAGCAAACGAATGGGGGCGATCGCGGAGGCGATGGCCGACCTCCTCGTCAAACACGGTAAGGACGTCGACCTCACGATCGGCATCGAGAAGGCAGGCGGCCCGATCGCGACGCTGATCGCGCGCGAACTCGAGACCGATCTGGCGACGTACACGCCGGCGAAACACCAGTGGGAGGAAGGCGACATCGAGGACCTCGGCGGTACGTTTAGCCGGAACTTCGCGGGCATTCGCGACCGGGAATGTTACATCGTCGACGACACCATCACCAGCGGCACCACCATGCGCGAGACGATCGAAGCGATTCGCGCAGAAGGGGGTGAGCCACTGGCGTGTGTCGTCCTCGCCGACAAACAAGGCCTCGAGGAATTAGAGGGCGTGCCAATTTACTCGCTCTTACAAGTAATCAGCGTCGGAAAGGACGAATAA
- a CDS encoding CDC48 family AAA ATPase: MKLTVKPLKQKDAGRGLAAIDRVSMRELDLENGDYILIEGKDDNQAVARVWPGYPEDEGRGIVRIDGRLRQEANVGIDDSVTIEPADVKPAKSVTVALPQNLRIRGDIGPLVRDKLSGQAVTEGQTVPFSLSFGPMASSGQSVPLKIASTSPSGTVVITDSTNIDISETPAEQVSSGGPGTSAEGVPNVTYEDIGGLDDELDQVREMIELPMRHPELFQQLGIEPPKGVLLHGPPGTGKTLMAKAVANEIDAHFETISGPEIMSKYYGESEEQLREVFEEAEENAPAIIFIDELDSIAAKREEAGGDVERRVVAQLLSLMDGLEERGRVTVIAATNRIDDIDPALRRGGRFDREIEIGVPDKDGRKEILQVHTRGMPLVEEIDLDHYATNTHGFVGADLESLAREGAMNALRRIRPDLDLEEDEIDAEVLESLEVTKGDFKEALKGIQPSAMREVFVEVPDVTWNDVGGLGDTKERLRETIQWPLDYPEVFEAMDMEAAKGVMMFGPPGTGKTLLAKAVANEAESNFISIKGPELLNKYVGESEKGVREIFEKARSNAPTVIFFDEIDSIAGERGQRQADSGVGERVVSQLLTELDGLEELEDVVVIATTNRPDLIDKALLRPGRLDRHVHVPVPDEDARRKIFEVHTRDKPLADAVDLEWLAGATEGYVGADIEAVTREASMAASREFINSVDPDDIDDTIGNVRIGKDHFEHALGEVKASVTPETRERYEEIEEQFQQAEPAEEQDQLGRTFQ, encoded by the coding sequence ATGAAACTCACCGTCAAACCACTGAAACAGAAGGACGCAGGCCGTGGACTGGCTGCGATCGACCGCGTCTCGATGCGCGAACTCGACCTCGAGAACGGCGATTACATCCTCATCGAAGGGAAAGACGACAACCAGGCCGTCGCGCGCGTCTGGCCCGGTTATCCCGAAGACGAGGGTCGTGGGATCGTTCGGATCGACGGTCGGCTCCGACAGGAGGCGAACGTCGGCATCGACGACAGCGTGACGATCGAGCCAGCGGACGTCAAACCCGCCAAGTCGGTGACGGTCGCGCTTCCACAGAACCTCCGAATCCGCGGTGACATCGGTCCGCTCGTCCGCGACAAGCTGAGCGGACAGGCCGTCACCGAAGGGCAAACGGTTCCGTTCTCGCTTTCGTTCGGCCCGATGGCTAGCTCCGGTCAGTCGGTCCCGCTAAAGATCGCGAGTACGTCGCCGTCGGGAACCGTCGTCATCACGGACTCGACGAACATCGATATCTCCGAGACGCCGGCCGAGCAGGTCAGTTCCGGTGGCCCCGGGACCTCCGCCGAGGGCGTCCCGAACGTCACCTACGAGGATATCGGTGGGCTGGACGACGAACTCGACCAGGTCCGCGAGATGATCGAATTGCCGATGCGCCACCCCGAGTTGTTCCAGCAACTCGGCATCGAGCCGCCGAAAGGTGTCCTCTTGCACGGTCCACCAGGGACAGGCAAGACGCTGATGGCGAAGGCCGTCGCCAACGAGATCGACGCCCACTTCGAGACGATCTCCGGCCCGGAGATCATGTCGAAGTACTACGGCGAGAGCGAGGAACAACTCCGTGAGGTCTTCGAGGAGGCCGAGGAGAACGCCCCCGCGATTATCTTCATCGACGAACTCGACTCCATCGCCGCCAAACGCGAGGAAGCCGGTGGCGACGTCGAGCGCCGCGTCGTCGCACAGCTCCTCTCGCTGATGGACGGACTCGAGGAACGCGGTCGCGTTACCGTCATCGCTGCGACGAACCGTATCGACGACATCGATCCCGCACTCCGCCGCGGCGGCCGATTCGATCGCGAAATCGAGATCGGCGTCCCGGACAAGGACGGTCGCAAGGAGATTCTGCAGGTTCACACCCGCGGAATGCCACTCGTGGAGGAGATCGACCTCGATCACTACGCGACGAACACGCACGGCTTCGTCGGTGCCGACCTCGAGAGCCTCGCTCGCGAGGGCGCGATGAACGCGCTCCGTCGAATCCGTCCGGATCTCGACCTCGAGGAAGACGAAATCGACGCCGAAGTGCTCGAGTCGCTCGAGGTCACCAAAGGCGACTTCAAGGAGGCGCTCAAGGGCATCCAACCCTCGGCGATGCGAGAGGTCTTCGTCGAAGTTCCCGACGTCACGTGGAACGACGTCGGTGGACTCGGCGACACGAAAGAACGCCTCCGCGAGACGATCCAGTGGCCACTCGACTACCCCGAGGTCTTCGAGGCCATGGATATGGAAGCGGCCAAAGGCGTCATGATGTTCGGTCCACCCGGCACCGGCAAGACCCTGCTCGCGAAGGCCGTCGCCAACGAGGCCGAGTCGAACTTCATCTCGATCAAAGGCCCCGAACTGCTGAACAAGTACGTCGGGGAGTCCGAGAAAGGAGTCCGCGAAATCTTCGAGAAGGCCCGGTCGAACGCACCGACCGTGATCTTCTTCGACGAAATCGACTCGATCGCTGGCGAACGCGGCCAGCGACAGGCTGATTCCGGCGTCGGCGAACGCGTCGTCTCCCAACTGCTGACCGAACTCGACGGACTCGAGGAACTCGAGGACGTCGTCGTCATCGCGACGACCAATCGACCGGATCTGATCGACAAAGCGCTGCTCCGTCCGGGTCGCTTGGACAGACACGTCCACGTACCCGTGCCCGACGAGGACGCACGGCGGAAAATCTTCGAGGTCCACACCCGTGACAAGCCACTGGCGGACGCGGTCGACCTCGAGTGGCTCGCCGGCGCGACGGAAGGCTACGTCGGTGCAGACATCGAAGCCGTCACTCGCGAGGCCTCGATGGCCGCCAGCCGAGAGTTCATCAACTCCGTCGATCCCGACGACATCGACGACACCATCGGCAACGTTCGGATCGGCAAAGACCACTTCGAGCACGCACTCGGAGAGGTTAAGGCGAGCGTGACCCCGGAGACGCGCGAACGCTACGAAGAGATCGAAGAACAGTTCCAGCAGGCCGAGCCAGCCGAAGAACAGGACCAACTCGGTCGAACGTTCCAGTAA
- a CDS encoding dihydrodipicolinate synthase family protein, with protein MASHDSGTADPLSLHGVVPPTVTAFHDDESVDYETTAEHARFVVDRGAHGVFPLGTNGEFPLLTGEERRGVVEAVVKEIDDVPVIAGVGAPSTHETISHAEHAESVGVDGVVVVTPYYYPLDHEAALTHYRRVAESVSVPIYIYHIPSKTGNELGLETLADLAAIDAVAGVKDSSKDVPWLAQAIDAHPELTFLAGSDSLLFTGLSIGCSGLVSAVANVFPELVVDCYDAFEAGEEDRARTLQSHVFDVRDAFKAGGAYMSGVKTALDLRGFDAGPLRDPLRRKDAESAGELREQLESLESIDLSP; from the coding sequence ATGGCGTCTCACGATTCCGGTACAGCCGATCCGCTGTCGCTCCACGGCGTCGTCCCGCCGACCGTTACGGCCTTTCACGACGACGAGTCGGTCGACTACGAGACGACGGCCGAACACGCTCGGTTCGTCGTCGACCGCGGCGCACACGGCGTCTTTCCGCTCGGGACGAACGGCGAGTTCCCGCTCTTGACGGGCGAGGAGCGCCGCGGCGTCGTCGAAGCGGTCGTCAAGGAAATCGACGACGTTCCAGTCATCGCCGGCGTCGGTGCGCCGAGCACACACGAGACCATCTCGCACGCAGAACACGCGGAGTCGGTCGGCGTCGACGGCGTCGTCGTCGTCACGCCCTACTACTATCCGCTCGATCACGAGGCGGCCCTGACTCACTACCGACGCGTCGCCGAATCCGTCTCCGTGCCGATCTACATCTACCACATTCCGAGCAAGACAGGGAACGAACTCGGCCTCGAGACGCTCGCCGACCTCGCAGCGATCGACGCCGTCGCCGGCGTCAAGGACTCGAGCAAGGACGTGCCGTGGCTCGCCCAGGCGATCGACGCCCACCCCGAACTCACCTTCCTCGCCGGGTCGGACTCGCTCCTGTTCACGGGCCTCTCAATTGGCTGCTCGGGGCTCGTAAGCGCCGTCGCGAACGTCTTTCCGGAACTCGTCGTCGACTGTTACGACGCCTTCGAGGCGGGCGAGGAAGACCGCGCTCGCACGCTCCAGAGTCACGTCTTCGACGTTCGCGACGCGTTCAAAGCCGGCGGCGCGTACATGTCTGGCGTCAAGACGGCACTCGATTTGCGCGGCTTCGACGCCGGACCGCTTCGCGATCCGCTGCGGCGAAAAGACGCCGAGTCGGCGGGCGAGTTGCGCGAGCAACTCGAGTCGCTCGAGTCGATCGACCTGTCGCCGTAG
- a CDS encoding DUF7127 family protein, with product MSLEQFTRNEGQVARRFQYDDAVVFAVDFGASEPEASVDLVDETVIVVIGEDQYEFELPETADEAHTFIKNGVLTVELEGDL from the coding sequence ATGAGTCTCGAACAATTCACCCGAAACGAGGGACAGGTTGCTCGTCGGTTCCAATACGACGATGCAGTGGTGTTCGCCGTCGACTTCGGGGCCAGCGAACCCGAGGCCTCGGTCGATCTCGTCGACGAAACCGTTATCGTCGTCATCGGCGAGGACCAGTACGAATTCGAACTGCCCGAGACGGCAGATGAGGCGCACACGTTTATCAAAAACGGCGTCCTCACTGTCGAACTGGAGGGCGATCTATGA
- a CDS encoding HAD family hydrolase, whose protein sequence is MERYDLVYQLYDEYDTGTLGEYQAFVDVFPAVDSRVALEHWQDANEELERRKNEIRADFAAGETFAEIASRASRDQAFTALDLEAKYGRAVNVLVLDVDETLRSAGGTDNEIPRDTLHVLTEFHEAGVPIVICTGQTLENVKGFAIQGLGSEIVHSGELSIVYEAGTGVFTPGHGEATKQLLYEELDETIRDVFDDIRSRVLPEAPGDLRRGCHLQGNEFNVTMKPNYETGSSKARETIDTALVYLIDLLADAVGTHLGDDIESEETLVDWTRAFYAAQDPEIRAVLESEGGYPDLDADELPGTLESVLERIDVAYYEADAAEIGSLELNKVVGVERSLDVLGVDDPFSLVMGDSKSDLRVMRWVDENDAGISAAPEHASQDTLEHVLETDELVFDRGKSVDVLRTVYALNRLARLG, encoded by the coding sequence ATGGAACGGTACGATCTCGTCTATCAGCTGTACGACGAGTACGACACCGGAACGTTGGGAGAGTATCAGGCGTTCGTCGACGTGTTTCCGGCCGTCGACTCCCGGGTCGCCCTCGAGCACTGGCAGGACGCGAACGAGGAACTCGAGCGACGTAAGAACGAGATCCGGGCCGATTTCGCGGCCGGAGAGACGTTCGCCGAAATCGCCTCGCGTGCCTCTCGCGATCAGGCGTTTACGGCGCTCGATCTCGAGGCGAAGTACGGCCGCGCGGTGAACGTGCTCGTCCTCGACGTCGACGAGACGCTTCGATCCGCCGGCGGCACGGACAACGAAATCCCACGCGATACGCTGCACGTACTGACCGAATTTCACGAGGCCGGCGTGCCGATCGTCATCTGTACGGGCCAGACCTTAGAGAACGTCAAGGGGTTCGCGATCCAGGGATTAGGGAGCGAAATCGTTCACTCGGGCGAACTCTCGATCGTCTACGAGGCTGGGACGGGAGTGTTCACACCCGGCCACGGCGAAGCGACGAAGCAACTGCTCTACGAGGAACTCGACGAGACGATTCGAGACGTGTTCGACGACATCCGCTCGCGGGTGTTGCCCGAGGCTCCGGGAGATCTGCGACGTGGCTGTCACCTGCAGGGCAACGAGTTCAACGTCACGATGAAGCCGAACTACGAAACCGGCTCGAGCAAGGCCAGAGAGACCATCGACACGGCGTTGGTCTACCTTATCGACTTGCTCGCAGACGCCGTCGGAACCCATCTCGGGGACGATATCGAAAGCGAGGAAACGCTGGTCGACTGGACGCGGGCGTTCTACGCCGCGCAGGATCCCGAGATCAGAGCGGTTCTCGAGAGCGAAGGCGGATACCCCGACCTCGATGCTGATGAGCTACCCGGCACGCTCGAGTCGGTCTTAGAGCGCATCGACGTGGCCTACTACGAAGCCGACGCGGCCGAAATCGGGAGCCTCGAGTTGAACAAGGTCGTCGGTGTCGAACGATCGCTTGACGTGCTCGGCGTCGACGACCCGTTTTCGCTCGTGATGGGCGACTCGAAGAGCGATCTACGCGTCATGCGGTGGGTCGACGAGAACGACGCGGGCATCTCAGCAGCCCCCGAACACGCCTCACAGGATACGCTCGAGCACGTCCTCGAGACGGACGAACTCGTCTTCGATCGCGGGAAGAGCGTCGACGTGTTGCGGACGGTGTACGCGCTCAATCGGTTGGCTCGACTCGGCTAA